In Acinetobacter sp. TGL-Y2, a genomic segment contains:
- a CDS encoding acyltransferase family protein, translating into MVSFPKKIIGLDLLRFIMAILMVLYHVQVNLENSILNNLSLNGFYGTSVFFILSGFILSHVYLKKIKAGDFSNREFLIKRFNSLYPIHIFTMLLAVFTFIFLSILTNKQFPIEVDYQTVPTILPLGQIELHISDIKNYIIQSLLLIQSWENRYLLLNGAAWSVSALFFFYVTFYYLASWISSKKNLFILLILIWMISLFYPLYMISNSDFSSESLGILHRNPILRLSDFLAGIIFYCICNKYPYQNKLKFPSLIFAIFGFFAIYYFVKLSPYSGYVLSHNGLFLFTQLALIYYFLSFNINSIKISNLVERLGKASLTIYMLHLPLLAIYFILYKLVLASPHSKSFTELINNAKNINNLDSVGLIVFLIILIPLSIWIQEKIFTPLQFKLNSKILKSKLDRKPIKS; encoded by the coding sequence ATGGTTTCTTTTCCAAAAAAAATTATAGGCCTAGATTTACTTAGATTTATAATGGCGATTTTAATGGTTCTTTATCACGTACAAGTAAACTTAGAAAACTCTATTTTAAATAATTTAAGTTTAAATGGTTTTTATGGCACTTCTGTTTTTTTTATATTATCAGGCTTTATTCTATCTCATGTTTATTTAAAAAAGATCAAAGCAGGTGATTTTTCAAATCGTGAATTTCTAATAAAAAGGTTTAATTCACTTTACCCAATTCATATTTTCACAATGCTCTTGGCGGTTTTTACTTTTATATTTCTAAGCATTTTAACAAATAAGCAATTCCCAATAGAGGTAGACTATCAAACAGTCCCTACAATACTTCCATTGGGTCAAATAGAATTGCATATAAGCGACATTAAAAATTATATAATCCAAAGCCTATTACTTATACAATCTTGGGAAAATCGCTATCTTTTATTAAATGGTGCGGCTTGGTCGGTCTCAGCTCTTTTTTTCTTTTATGTGACATTCTATTACTTAGCTTCATGGATATCTAGTAAAAAAAATCTATTTATTTTATTAATTTTGATTTGGATGATTTCTTTATTTTACCCATTATACATGATTTCGAACTCTGATTTTAGTTCAGAAAGCCTAGGTATTCTTCACCGCAATCCCATACTAAGATTATCAGACTTCTTGGCAGGAATAATTTTTTATTGTATTTGCAATAAATATCCGTATCAAAATAAATTGAAATTTCCAAGTTTAATTTTTGCAATATTCGGTTTTTTTGCTATTTATTATTTTGTAAAATTATCTCCTTATTCTGGTTATGTACTTTCACACAATGGCTTATTTTTATTTACCCAACTTGCTTTAATTTATTATTTTTTAAGCTTTAATATTAATAGTATTAAGATAAGCAATCTAGTTGAACGCTTAGGTAAGGCCTCTTTGACAATTTATATGCTTCATCTACCACTGTTAGCAATTTATTTTATTCTTTATAAGTTAGTTCTAGCATCGCCACATTCTAAAAGCTTTACAGAATTAATAAATAATGCAAAAAATATCAACAACTTAGACAGTGTAGGTCTCATTGTATTTTTAATAATTTTGATTCCCTTGAGCATATGGATTCAGGAAAAAATCTTTACACCTTTGCAATTTAAATTAAATAGTAAGATCCTGAAGTCTAAACTCGATAGAAAACCTATCAAATCTTAA